The Gadus chalcogrammus isolate NIFS_2021 unplaced genomic scaffold, NIFS_Gcha_1.0 GACHA075, whole genome shotgun sequence genome window below encodes:
- the LOC130378405 gene encoding uncharacterized protein LOC130378405 isoform X2 encodes MEGNCLISREDLILLPREEEDCGSRPLKGRIGVPKVLKAARVCAAPTSFLGHRPWIVIVQILFHPFFHTAATETSRERYERKRIRDEDKAPATCPTSQPEADTVDYSEDECKFVSRKEMHQLNLQYNQLRDDYEALKRELYATQEENKHLKEQLKQSKFGFDSIKDTNAKIIFFTGLQSLQMVMWLLDIVKRSTLVLKGGLSWENHLLLVLMKVRLGLTNRDLAYRFGLPFSTVSKILRDWIPMLSSIVKPLIMWPSKDAVRANMPKCFKPKFRNCRCIIDCTEIFIERTHNLKARAETWSNYKHQNTMKYLIGITPAGAISFLSSGWGGRASDKVITLDSAFLGKLEHGDEILADRGFLVREDLASVGATLRIPSFTKGKSQLPGSCVDTSRQLSRVRIHVERVIGQLKTFKILNTVIPISQVDMLDDILTICAGLTNLRGAVVARR; translated from the exons ATGGAAGGAAACTGTTTAATATCCCGAGAGGATCTCATCCTTTTgccaagagaagaagaagattgtGGCTCCAGGCCATTAAAAGGGCGGATTGGGGTCCCGAAGGTCCTAAAGGCGGCGAGAGTCTGTGCAGCGCCCACTTCGTTTCTG GGTCACCGTCCATGGATTGTGATAGTCCAGATTTTGTTCCATCCGTTTTTTCACACAGCAGCAACAGAGACATCTCGGGAAAG AtatgaaagaaagagaataagaGATGAAGATAAGGCCCCTGCTACCTGCCCCACAAGCCAGCCTGAAGCAGATACTGTAGATTATTCTGAAG ATGAATGTAAGTTTGTGTCCAGAAAAGAGATGCACCAACTCAACCTGCAGTACAACCAGCTCCGTGATGATTATGAAGCTCTGAAAAGAGAACTGTATGCCACAcaggaagaaaataaacatctgaAGGAGCAACTGAAGCAGTCCAAGTTTGGGTTTGATTCCATAAAAGACACAAATGctaaaataattttttttactgGTTTACAATCATTACAAATGGTTATGTGGCTGCTGGATATTGTAAAAAGAAGCACACTTGTGCTTAAGGGTGGGTTAAGTTGGGAGAACCACCTCCTTTTGGTTCTAATGAAAGTAAGACTTGGACTCACCAACAGAGACCTTGCCTACAGATTTGGGCTTCCATTCTCAACTGTATCAAAAATACTAAGAGACTGGATACCCATGTTGTCCTCAATAGTGAAACCTTTGATAATGTGGCCTAGTAAGGATGCAGTGAGAGCAAACATGCCAAAGTGTTTTAAACCCAAATTTAGGAATTGTCGATGTATTATAGACTGTACTGAAATCTTTATAGAAAGAACACACAATCTTAAAGCAAGGGCTGAAACCTGGTCAAATTATAAGCACCAAAACACAATGAAATATCTAATAGGAATCACACCAGCAGGAGCTATATCTTTTTTGTCTAGTGGGTGGGGAGGTCGTGCCTCTGACAAGGTAATAACTTTAGATTCTGCCTTTTTGGGTAAACTTGAGCATGGTGACGAGATCCTTGCAGATAGAGGTTTCCTTGTTAGAGAGGATTTGGCCAGTGTAGGAGCAACATTAAGAATACCAAGTTTCACGAAGGGGAAATCTCAATTGCCAGGTTCTTGTGTTGACACTTCACGTCAGTTGTCAAGAGTCCGCATACATGTGGAACGAGTTATTGGTCAGCTTAAAACCTTTAAGATACTGAACACTGTCATACCCATCAGCCAAGTCGATATGCTAGATGACATTTTGACCATATGTGCTGGTCTTACGAACCTTAGGGGGGCTGTGGTGGCCCGGCGATAA
- the LOC130378405 gene encoding uncharacterized protein LOC130378405 isoform X3 — protein sequence MDCDSPDFVPSVFSHSSNRDISGKVARYERKRIRDEDKAPATCPTSQPEADTVDYSEDECKFVSRKEMHQLNLQYNQLRDDYEALKRELYATQEENKHLKEQLKQSKFGFDSIKDTNAKIIFFTGLQSLQMVMWLLDIVKRSTLVLKGGLSWENHLLLVLMKVRLGLTNRDLAYRFGLPFSTVSKILRDWIPMLSSIVKPLIMWPSKDAVRANMPKCFKPKFRNCRCIIDCTEIFIERTHNLKARAETWSNYKHQNTMKYLIGITPAGAISFLSSGWGGRASDKVITLDSAFLGKLEHGDEILADRGFLVREDLASVGATLRIPSFTKGKSQLPGSCVDTSRQLSRVRIHVERVIGQLKTFKILNTVIPISQVDMLDDILTICAGLTNLRGAVVARR from the exons ATGGATTGTGATAGTCCAGATTTTGTTCCATCCGTTTTTTCACACAGCAGCAACAGAGACATCTCGGGAAAGGTGGCAAG AtatgaaagaaagagaataagaGATGAAGATAAGGCCCCTGCTACCTGCCCCACAAGCCAGCCTGAAGCAGATACTGTAGATTATTCTGAAG ATGAATGTAAGTTTGTGTCCAGAAAAGAGATGCACCAACTCAACCTGCAGTACAACCAGCTCCGTGATGATTATGAAGCTCTGAAAAGAGAACTGTATGCCACAcaggaagaaaataaacatctgaAGGAGCAACTGAAGCAGTCCAAGTTTGGGTTTGATTCCATAAAAGACACAAATGctaaaataattttttttactgGTTTACAATCATTACAAATGGTTATGTGGCTGCTGGATATTGTAAAAAGAAGCACACTTGTGCTTAAGGGTGGGTTAAGTTGGGAGAACCACCTCCTTTTGGTTCTAATGAAAGTAAGACTTGGACTCACCAACAGAGACCTTGCCTACAGATTTGGGCTTCCATTCTCAACTGTATCAAAAATACTAAGAGACTGGATACCCATGTTGTCCTCAATAGTGAAACCTTTGATAATGTGGCCTAGTAAGGATGCAGTGAGAGCAAACATGCCAAAGTGTTTTAAACCCAAATTTAGGAATTGTCGATGTATTATAGACTGTACTGAAATCTTTATAGAAAGAACACACAATCTTAAAGCAAGGGCTGAAACCTGGTCAAATTATAAGCACCAAAACACAATGAAATATCTAATAGGAATCACACCAGCAGGAGCTATATCTTTTTTGTCTAGTGGGTGGGGAGGTCGTGCCTCTGACAAGGTAATAACTTTAGATTCTGCCTTTTTGGGTAAACTTGAGCATGGTGACGAGATCCTTGCAGATAGAGGTTTCCTTGTTAGAGAGGATTTGGCCAGTGTAGGAGCAACATTAAGAATACCAAGTTTCACGAAGGGGAAATCTCAATTGCCAGGTTCTTGTGTTGACACTTCACGTCAGTTGTCAAGAGTCCGCATACATGTGGAACGAGTTATTGGTCAGCTTAAAACCTTTAAGATACTGAACACTGTCATACCCATCAGCCAAGTCGATATGCTAGATGACATTTTGACCATATGTGCTGGTCTTACGAACCTTAGGGGGGCTGTGGTGGCCCGGCGATAA
- the LOC130378405 gene encoding uncharacterized protein LOC130378405 isoform X1, with translation MISPAPPPIQPMRIVLLLQQGGFLCNVIADVRAQPGGRKQHLSFVYQRSQRRTKMTRSCCAVNCTNRQKDGRKLFNIPRGSHPFAKRRRRLWLQAIKRADWGPEGPKGGESLCSAHFVSGSPSMDCDSPDFVPSVFSHSSNRDISGKVARYERKRIRDEDKAPATCPTSQPEADTVDYSEDECKFVSRKEMHQLNLQYNQLRDDYEALKRELYATQEENKHLKEQLKQSKFGFDSIKDTNAKIIFFTGLQSLQMVMWLLDIVKRSTLVLKGGLSWENHLLLVLMKVRLGLTNRDLAYRFGLPFSTVSKILRDWIPMLSSIVKPLIMWPSKDAVRANMPKCFKPKFRNCRCIIDCTEIFIERTHNLKARAETWSNYKHQNTMKYLIGITPAGAISFLSSGWGGRASDKVITLDSAFLGKLEHGDEILADRGFLVREDLASVGATLRIPSFTKGKSQLPGSCVDTSRQLSRVRIHVERVIGQLKTFKILNTVIPISQVDMLDDILTICAGLTNLRGAVVARR, from the exons ATGattagccccgcccctccgcccATCCAGCCAATGCGAATCGTTCTTCTACTGCAGCAAGGCGGGTTTCTGTGCAACGTCATCGCAGATGTGCGCGCGCAGCCAGGGGGCCGAAAGCAGcatttgtcatttgtttaccagcgGAGTCAGCGGAGAACGAAAATGACAAGGAGCTGTTGTGCTGTAAACTGCACGAATCGGCAAAAGGATGGAAGGAAACTGTTTAATATCCCGAGAGGATCTCATCCTTTTgccaagagaagaagaagattgtGGCTCCAGGCCATTAAAAGGGCGGATTGGGGTCCCGAAGGTCCTAAAGGCGGCGAGAGTCTGTGCAGCGCCCACTTCGTTTCTG GGTCACCGTCCATGGATTGTGATAGTCCAGATTTTGTTCCATCCGTTTTTTCACACAGCAGCAACAGAGACATCTCGGGAAAGGTGGCAAG AtatgaaagaaagagaataagaGATGAAGATAAGGCCCCTGCTACCTGCCCCACAAGCCAGCCTGAAGCAGATACTGTAGATTATTCTGAAG ATGAATGTAAGTTTGTGTCCAGAAAAGAGATGCACCAACTCAACCTGCAGTACAACCAGCTCCGTGATGATTATGAAGCTCTGAAAAGAGAACTGTATGCCACAcaggaagaaaataaacatctgaAGGAGCAACTGAAGCAGTCCAAGTTTGGGTTTGATTCCATAAAAGACACAAATGctaaaataattttttttactgGTTTACAATCATTACAAATGGTTATGTGGCTGCTGGATATTGTAAAAAGAAGCACACTTGTGCTTAAGGGTGGGTTAAGTTGGGAGAACCACCTCCTTTTGGTTCTAATGAAAGTAAGACTTGGACTCACCAACAGAGACCTTGCCTACAGATTTGGGCTTCCATTCTCAACTGTATCAAAAATACTAAGAGACTGGATACCCATGTTGTCCTCAATAGTGAAACCTTTGATAATGTGGCCTAGTAAGGATGCAGTGAGAGCAAACATGCCAAAGTGTTTTAAACCCAAATTTAGGAATTGTCGATGTATTATAGACTGTACTGAAATCTTTATAGAAAGAACACACAATCTTAAAGCAAGGGCTGAAACCTGGTCAAATTATAAGCACCAAAACACAATGAAATATCTAATAGGAATCACACCAGCAGGAGCTATATCTTTTTTGTCTAGTGGGTGGGGAGGTCGTGCCTCTGACAAGGTAATAACTTTAGATTCTGCCTTTTTGGGTAAACTTGAGCATGGTGACGAGATCCTTGCAGATAGAGGTTTCCTTGTTAGAGAGGATTTGGCCAGTGTAGGAGCAACATTAAGAATACCAAGTTTCACGAAGGGGAAATCTCAATTGCCAGGTTCTTGTGTTGACACTTCACGTCAGTTGTCAAGAGTCCGCATACATGTGGAACGAGTTATTGGTCAGCTTAAAACCTTTAAGATACTGAACACTGTCATACCCATCAGCCAAGTCGATATGCTAGATGACATTTTGACCATATGTGCTGGTCTTACGAACCTTAGGGGGGCTGTGGTGGCCCGGCGATAA